One genomic region from Entelurus aequoreus isolate RoL-2023_Sb linkage group LG14, RoL_Eaeq_v1.1, whole genome shotgun sequence encodes:
- the creg2 gene encoding protein CREG2 → MKSTSYFILPVLAYVLTLCRGYTLRSSVSWVVSANDVVEDADLSEEVAPALLVDGGGLWKQAYPSANVLRDGSVESPGERMEPGGDSSAAQRRSRLFSYRREKNEKAAGGKGPPPHQETARTARYIAHSSDWGYLATISTQDKIKGVPFGNIFSISDGPVDNSTGVIYFYVTPMDNTVEDLNVNPFASITFSEAEGDFCRKMVYDPEDPRCARLTLTGKMADVAPEELDFAKEAMFSRHPVMAKWPEGHKWFFMKLELIQVWLQDWTGGTVLVPLEEYFKALPF, encoded by the exons ATGAAGTCCACTTCCTACTTCATCTTGCCAGTCTTGGCCTACGTCCTGACCTTGTGTCGGGGCTACACTCTGAGGAGCTCGGTCTCCTGGGTGGTCTCCGCCAACGATGTGGTGGAGGACGCCGACCTGTCGGAGGAGGTCGCCCCGGCCTTGCTAGTGGATGGTGGCGGTCTATGGAAGCAGGCGTATCCGTCAGCCAACGTCCTCCGGGACGGCAGCGTGGAGAGTCCCGGGGAGCGAATGGAGCCTGGAGGTGACTCCAGCGCGGCGCAGCGGCGCTCCCGCCTCTTCTCCTACAGACGGGAGAAGAATGAGAAGGCAGCCGGCGGAAAGGGCCCTCCTCCGCACCAGGAGACGGCCAGGACGGCTCGGTACATCGCGCATAGCAGCGACTGGGGCTACCTCGCCACCATTTCTACCCAAGACAAG ATTAAAGGTGTTCCTTTTGGGAACATTTTCTCCATCAGTGATGGTCCAGTGGACAACAGTACTGGAGTCATCTACTTCTATGTGACCCCCATGGATAACACCGTGGAAGACCTGAATGTCAACCCCTTTGCTTCCATCACATTCTCAGAGGCTGAGGGGGATTTTTGCAG aaaaatggTGTACGATCCAGAAGATCCCAGGTGTGCCCGACTCACGCTGACAGGCAAGATGGCGGATGTAGCCCCGGAGGAGCTCGACTTTGCCAAGGAGGCAATGTTCTCCAG GCATCCCGTGATGGCAAAGTGGCCCGAGGGACACAAGTGGTTCTTTATGAAGCTGGAGCTGATCCAAGTCTGGCTGCAGGACTGGACCGGAGGAACAGTGCTCGTTCCGCTGGAGGAATACTTCAAAGCTTTGCCTTTCTGA